The following proteins are co-located in the Micromonospora coriariae genome:
- a CDS encoding helix-turn-helix domain-containing protein, with product MVLLRRVIGDALRARRQGQQRTLREVSTAANVSLGYLSEIERGHKEPSSELLAAICDALGARLSELLREVSDTVALAEQMPGVLVPMQDESAEAVPVGAAPAVRRNTNRGVRQVTSDGKVAVSVRQESPLKATLRSTRVRPTERDRDVVCAA from the coding sequence ATGGTCCTGCTACGCCGGGTGATCGGTGACGCACTGCGGGCGCGCCGGCAGGGGCAGCAGCGCACCCTGCGCGAGGTGTCCACCGCCGCCAACGTCAGCCTTGGTTACCTCTCCGAGATCGAGCGCGGGCACAAGGAACCGTCCAGCGAGCTGCTCGCCGCCATCTGCGACGCGCTCGGCGCCCGCCTGTCCGAGCTGCTGCGCGAGGTCAGCGACACAGTGGCGCTGGCCGAGCAGATGCCCGGGGTGCTGGTCCCGATGCAGGACGAGTCGGCCGAGGCCGTGCCCGTCGGCGCCGCCCCCGCGGTTCGCAGGAACACCAACCGGGGCGTTCGCCAGGTCACCTCCGACGGCAAGGTGGCCGTCTCGGTCCGCCAGGAATCGCCGCTCAAGGCCACGCTGCGCAGCACCCGGGTCCGCCCCACCGAGCGCGACCGGGACGTGGTCTGCGCCGCCTGA
- a CDS encoding PspA/IM30 family protein: MANPFVKGWNYLMALFGAKIDEHADPKVQIQQAIEDAQRQHQALVQQAAAVIGNQRQLEMKLSRQMSEVERLQGNARQALVLADQARAKGDEAEAGRFEQSAQTLATQLVSAEQATEDLKTLHDQALGAAAQARRAVENNSMILQQKLAERTKLLSQLEQAKMQETVARSLESMSSLTAPGTTPSLDEVRDRIERRYANAMGRAELAGNSVEGRMLEIQKATIDSAGSARLEQIRSSMAGEQLGGAAQRPAVPQGETTGAAGPASDPAAAARLDELRASMARERGTGDPTAAG, encoded by the coding sequence ATGGCGAACCCGTTCGTCAAGGGCTGGAACTACCTGATGGCGCTCTTCGGTGCCAAGATCGACGAGCACGCCGATCCCAAGGTGCAGATCCAGCAGGCCATCGAGGATGCCCAGCGCCAGCACCAGGCGCTGGTTCAGCAGGCTGCCGCGGTGATCGGCAACCAGCGTCAGCTGGAGATGAAGCTGTCCCGGCAGATGTCCGAGGTCGAGCGGTTGCAGGGCAACGCCCGCCAGGCCCTGGTGCTCGCCGACCAGGCACGGGCCAAGGGTGACGAGGCCGAGGCCGGGCGGTTCGAGCAGTCCGCGCAGACCCTGGCCACCCAGCTGGTCTCCGCCGAGCAGGCCACCGAGGACCTGAAGACCCTGCACGACCAGGCGCTGGGCGCCGCCGCGCAGGCCCGCCGTGCGGTGGAGAACAACTCGATGATCCTTCAGCAGAAGCTCGCCGAGCGCACCAAGCTGCTCAGCCAGCTGGAGCAGGCCAAGATGCAGGAGACGGTGGCCCGCTCGCTGGAGTCGATGTCGTCGCTGACCGCACCCGGCACCACCCCGTCCCTGGACGAGGTCCGCGACCGCATCGAGCGGCGGTACGCCAACGCGATGGGCCGCGCGGAGCTGGCCGGCAACTCGGTCGAGGGCCGGATGTTGGAGATCCAGAAGGCGACCATCGACTCGGCCGGCTCGGCGCGGCTGGAGCAGATCCGATCCAGCATGGCCGGGGAACAGCTCGGCGGCGCGGCGCAGCGGCCGGCCGTGCCGCAGGGCGAGACGACCGGCGCGGCAGGTCCGGCCAGCGACCCGGCCGCCGCTGCCCGGCTGGACGAGCTCCGGGCCAGCATGGCCCGTGAACGGGGCACCGGCGACCCGACCGCCGCCGGCTGA
- the pspM gene encoding phage shock envelope stress response protein PspM — MADERTRYFRQLGRLRRSARRWSVLAGGLGGAAAVLTPYAGLGLPDAAWAGAAGGALALAAWRWVDLRALAARPAPPALDPAEAAARSRARLVAAVERLPVGSGVLAEVRRVRSRVALRGTSAGQQWARLDRAALTLAGMATRLTGLAEPAVLEAAAADRSLRDLAARVASVERALRLAPADARAPLAEAHGALTAQLESGVAAYERLVVAAAGYLAEDARPETAHPAAARLTEATDLLHGVASALAELRAVGTPLRAPTR; from the coding sequence GTGGCAGACGAGCGGACGCGGTACTTCCGTCAGCTGGGCCGGCTGCGCCGGTCCGCCCGGCGGTGGAGCGTGCTGGCCGGTGGGCTCGGCGGCGCTGCGGCCGTGCTGACCCCGTACGCCGGTCTCGGTCTGCCCGACGCGGCCTGGGCCGGCGCCGCGGGCGGTGCGCTGGCGCTGGCCGCCTGGCGCTGGGTCGACCTGCGTGCGTTGGCCGCCCGGCCGGCGCCCCCCGCGTTGGACCCGGCCGAGGCCGCGGCCCGTTCGCGGGCCCGGCTGGTCGCCGCGGTCGAGCGGCTGCCGGTCGGTTCGGGAGTGCTGGCCGAGGTACGCCGGGTCCGCAGCCGGGTCGCGCTGCGCGGCACCAGTGCCGGGCAGCAGTGGGCCCGCCTCGACCGGGCAGCCCTCACCCTGGCTGGAATGGCCACCCGGCTCACCGGGCTGGCCGAGCCGGCGGTGCTGGAGGCCGCCGCCGCCGACCGGTCGCTGCGTGACCTGGCCGCCCGGGTGGCGAGCGTCGAACGGGCGCTGCGGTTGGCCCCGGCCGACGCCCGGGCACCGCTGGCCGAGGCGCACGGCGCGTTGACCGCCCAGTTGGAGAGCGGGGTCGCGGCCTACGAGCGGCTGGTCGTCGCCGCCGCCGGTTACCTGGCCGAGGACGCCCGACCGGAGACCGCCCACCCGGCCGCCGCGCGGCTCACCGAGGCGACCGACCTGCTGCACGGCGTGGCCTCGGCGCTGGCCGAGCTGCGCGCGGTCGGCACCCCGCTGCGCGCACCCACCCGCTGA